From a single Drosophila sulfurigaster albostrigata strain 15112-1811.04 chromosome 3, ASM2355843v2, whole genome shotgun sequence genomic region:
- the LOC133845163 gene encoding fibrinogen-like protein 1: MEKESFFIMIMLLLVIPWTLQGKAAVSSVKKKDPVKDCVIDTKNKTNNCQNTTALASFNQTVTPKPKLAEFQIEQRKTISITKDDLNDLLDVYMTKLAENAVAINEKEHEIDQLQSLNKTEEDHMKKYQELSDACNAQNVSFATILNEKDALIKNLRINSSIIETRLKRKQHFMSIYKKLNATNTATIRDLKQRVLYLEARLKERKDDLLADWEAATDSCLPHGKTFGIHLIQLPDFRPFLVPCDGSTVAGAGWTVIQRRLDGSVDFYRNWDEYRKGFGKLTGEFFIGLEKLHRLTTFQPHELYVSLKLFNGTNRYALYEDFVIGSEAEGYELKLLGHYHGDASDALRTHDKMKFSTYDRDHDEFTHMNCAERHHGAWWYDFCSRSNLNGKYFKRQTDDAQGIFWERWYSYQSLKSVQMLIRPKQS, from the exons atggaaaAGGAAAGCTTTTTCATTATGATAATGCTGCTGTTAGTTATTCCATGGACTTTGCAAGGCAAGGCAGCCGTTTCTAGTGTGAAGAAAAAGGATCCAGTTAAAGATTGTGTTATAGatacgaaaaataaaacaaacaattgccAAAACACAACAGCTCTTGCAAGTTTTAATCAGACGGTGACACCGAAGCCCAAGTTGgctgaatttcaaattgagcAACGCAAGACAATCAGCATCACTAAAGATGATCTCAACGACCTCTTGGATGTTTACATGACCAAATTGGCAGAAAATGCAGTGGCTATAAATGAGAAAGAGCACGAAATTGATCAATTGCAATCGCTGAATAAAACTGAAGAGGATCACATGAAAAAGTATCAGGAACTGTCAGATGCTTGCAATGCTCAAAATGTTTCTTTCGCTaccattttaaatgaaaaggaTGCACTCATCAAGAATTTAAGGATAAATTCAAGTATTATTGAGACGAGACTGAAACGCAAGCAACATTTCAtgagtatatataaaaagctAAATGCAAccaacacagcaacaataagaGATCTTAAGCAAAGAGTTCTCTACTTGGAGGCAAGGCTTAAGGAAAGAAAAGATGATTTACTGGCCGATTGGGAGGCGGCAACCGACAGTTGTTTACCGCACGGAAAGACATTTGGGATACACTTGATACAATTGCCCGATTTTCGACCGTTTCTAGTGCCATGCGATGGTTCTACTGTAGCTGGAGCTGGCTGGACGGTTATACAGCGACGATTGGATGGATCTGTGGACTTTTATCGCAACTGGGATGAGTATCGCAAAGGATTTGGCAAACTAACTGGCGAGTTTTTTATTGGTCTGGAGAAGCTGCATAGACTGACAACATTTCAACCCCACGAGCTTTACGTCTCGTTGAAACTTTTTAATGGCACCAACCGATATGCGCTATATGAGGACTTCGTAATCGGAAGCGAGGCGGAGGGCTACGAGTTGAAATTGCTAGGTCATTATCATGGCGACGCCAGCGATGCATTGCGAACTCAtgataaaatgaaattctcgACTTATGATAGGGACCACGACGAGTTTACTCACATGAATTGCGCTGAACGTCACCATGGTGCCTGGTGGTATGACTTCTGCTCCCGAAG CAACCTCAATGGAAAGTATTTTAAGAGACAAACCGATGATGCGCAAGGTATCTTTTGGGAACGTTGGTATAGCTACCAGTCTCTCAAGTCTGTGCAAATGCTGATACGGCCAAAGCAGTCttag